The following are encoded in a window of Pseudomonas sp. St316 genomic DNA:
- the rph gene encoding ribonuclease PH codes for MKRPSGRAADQLRSIRITRNYTKHAEGSVLVEFGDTKVICTVSVENGVPRFLKGQGQGWLTAEYGMLPRATGERNQREASRGKQGGRTLEIQRLIGRSLRAALDMSKLGDVTLYVDCDVIQADGGTRTASITGAMVALVDALKVIKKRGGLKGGDPLKQMIAAVSVGMYQGEPVLDLDYLEDSAAETDLNVVMTSAGGFIEVQGTAEGAPFQPEELNAMLELAKKGMNEIFELQKAALAD; via the coding sequence ATGAAACGTCCAAGTGGTCGCGCTGCCGATCAGCTTCGCTCGATCCGCATTACCCGCAACTACACCAAACACGCCGAGGGATCTGTACTGGTCGAATTCGGTGATACCAAGGTCATCTGCACCGTCAGTGTCGAGAACGGCGTGCCACGGTTCCTCAAGGGCCAAGGCCAGGGTTGGTTGACCGCCGAATACGGCATGCTGCCGCGTGCTACCGGTGAGCGGAACCAGCGTGAGGCCAGCCGTGGCAAGCAGGGCGGCCGTACCCTGGAGATCCAACGCCTGATCGGCCGTTCGCTGCGTGCTGCACTGGACATGTCCAAGTTGGGCGACGTGACGCTGTATGTCGATTGCGACGTGATCCAGGCCGACGGCGGTACCCGTACTGCCTCCATCACCGGGGCCATGGTCGCCCTGGTCGATGCCTTGAAAGTGATCAAGAAGCGCGGCGGCCTCAAGGGCGGCGACCCGCTCAAGCAAATGATCGCCGCTGTGTCCGTGGGCATGTACCAGGGCGAGCCGGTGCTGGACTTGGATTACCTGGAAGACTCCGCCGCCGAGACCGACCTGAACGTGGTCATGACCAGCGCCGGCGGTTTCATCGAAGTCCAGGGCACTGCCGAGGGCGCGCCGTTCCAGCCGGAAGAATTGAACGCTATGCTGGAGTTGGCGAAGAAAGGCATGAACGAAATCTTCGAACTGCAAAAGGCCGCCTTGGCTGACTGA
- a CDS encoding YicC/YloC family endoribonuclease: MVHSMTAFARVEKAGAQGTLSWELRSVNSRYLEPHLRLPESFRDLEGGVREALRQGLSRGKLECTLRFTEESTGKALQVDRERAAQLVAAAETVASLIKHPAALNPLEVLAWPGVLVGDASDPQALNAEAMALFNEGLKELKAGREREGAELARLINERLTSIEEDVSTLRELVPQMLATQRQKVLDRFTDMKAELDPQRLEQEMVMLAQKSDVAEELDRLSTHIIEVRRVLKSGGAAGRRLDFLMQELNREANTLGSKAFDPRSTQAAVNLKVLIEQMREQVQNIE, encoded by the coding sequence ATGGTGCACAGCATGACCGCCTTCGCCCGCGTCGAAAAAGCCGGGGCCCAAGGCACGCTGAGCTGGGAACTGCGCTCGGTCAACAGCCGTTACCTGGAACCGCACCTGCGCCTGCCCGAGTCCTTCCGCGACCTGGAAGGCGGCGTGCGCGAAGCGCTGCGCCAGGGCCTGTCCCGGGGCAAGCTGGAATGCACCCTGCGCTTCACCGAAGAAAGCACCGGCAAAGCCTTGCAAGTGGACCGCGAGCGCGCCGCGCAGCTGGTCGCCGCGGCCGAAACCGTCGCCAGCCTGATCAAGCACCCAGCAGCCCTGAATCCATTGGAAGTCCTGGCCTGGCCCGGCGTGCTGGTGGGTGACGCGAGCGACCCGCAGGCGCTGAACGCCGAGGCGATGGCGCTGTTCAATGAAGGTCTCAAGGAACTCAAGGCCGGCCGCGAGCGCGAAGGCGCGGAGCTGGCCCGGCTGATCAACGAGCGCCTGACCTCCATCGAAGAAGACGTCAGCACCCTGCGCGAACTGGTCCCGCAGATGCTCGCCACCCAGCGCCAGAAAGTCCTCGACCGCTTCACCGACATGAAGGCCGAGCTGGACCCGCAACGCCTGGAACAGGAAATGGTCATGCTCGCGCAAAAGAGCGACGTGGCCGAAGAACTGGATCGCCTGAGCACCCACATCATCGAAGTTCGCCGGGTGCTCAAGTCCGGCGGTGCGGCCGGTCGCCGCCTGGACTTCCTGATGCAGGAACTCAACCGCGAAGCCAACACACTGGGCTCCAAGGCCTTCGACCCGCGCAGCACCCAGGCGGCGGTCAACCTCAAGGTGTTGATCGAGCAAATGCGCGAACAAGTGCAGAACATTGAGTAA
- the gmk gene encoding guanylate kinase has product MTHSTGTLYIISAPSGAGKTSLVKALIDAEPQIRVSVSHTTRAMRPGEVNGVNYHFVDREEFVKMAEHGDFLERAEVFGNLYGTSQSYLQQTLDEGHDLILEIDWQGAEQVRKLMPQARSIFILPPSQQALRQRLTNRGQDSDEIIEGRMREAVSEMSHYVDYDYLIINDDFAHALDDLKAIFRASQLQQKRQQQRFGKLLAELLG; this is encoded by the coding sequence ATGACCCACAGCACCGGCACTCTCTACATCATTTCCGCGCCTTCGGGCGCCGGCAAGACCAGCCTGGTCAAGGCACTGATCGACGCCGAGCCGCAAATCCGCGTTTCGGTCTCGCACACCACCCGCGCCATGCGCCCGGGCGAAGTGAACGGCGTGAACTATCACTTCGTCGACCGCGAAGAGTTCGTCAAGATGGCCGAACACGGCGACTTCCTGGAGCGCGCCGAAGTTTTCGGCAACCTCTATGGCACTTCGCAAAGCTATCTGCAGCAGACCCTGGATGAGGGCCACGACCTGATCCTGGAAATCGACTGGCAAGGCGCCGAGCAGGTGCGCAAGCTGATGCCCCAGGCCCGTTCGATCTTCATCCTGCCACCGAGCCAGCAGGCCCTGCGCCAGCGGCTGACCAACCGTGGCCAGGACAGTGACGAAATCATCGAAGGCCGGATGCGCGAAGCGGTCAGCGAGATGAGTCACTACGTCGACTATGATTACCTGATCATCAACGACGATTTCGCCCACGCGCTGGACGACCTGAAGGCGATTTTCCGCGCCAGCCAGCTGCAGCAGAAACGCCAGCAGCAACGTTTCGGTAAATTATTGGCCGAATTGTTGGGCTGA
- the rpoZ gene encoding DNA-directed RNA polymerase subunit omega, with amino-acid sequence MARVTVEDCLEHVENRFELVMLSTKRARQLATGGKEPLVQWENDKPTVVALREIAEGLMSYEFIANAEIVEDEPLFAAFEDESNEAV; translated from the coding sequence ATGGCCCGCGTAACCGTTGAAGACTGCCTAGAACACGTGGAAAACCGCTTTGAGCTGGTCATGCTCTCTACCAAGCGTGCCCGTCAACTGGCCACCGGTGGCAAAGAGCCGTTGGTCCAGTGGGAAAACGACAAGCCTACCGTAGTAGCGCTGCGTGAAATCGCCGAAGGCCTGATGAGCTACGAGTTCATCGCCAACGCTGAAATCGTCGAGGACGAACCGCTGTTCGCAGCGTTCGAGGACGAGTCCAACGAGGCGGTCTAA
- the spoT gene encoding bifunctional GTP diphosphokinase/guanosine-3',5'-bis pyrophosphate 3'-pyrophosphohydrolase — protein sequence MPSIDALADRLSAYLGTDQVNLVRRAYFYAEQAHDGQRRRSGEAYVTHPLAVANILADMHMDHQSLMAAMLHDVIEDTGIAKEALQAQFGETVAELVDGVSKLTQMNFETKAEAQAENFQKMAMAMARDIRVILVKLADRLHNMRTLEVLSGEKRRRIAKETLEIYAPIANRLGMHAIRIEFEDLGFKAMHPMRSARINQAVKRARGNRKEIVNKIEESLSHCLAIDGIEGEVSGRQKHLYGIYKKMRGKRRAFNEIMDVYAFRIIVDKVDTCYRVLGAVHNLYKPLPGRFKDYIAIPKANGYQSLHTTLFGMHGVPIEIQIRTREMEEMANNGIAAHWLYKSSGDEQPKSTHARARQWVKGVLEMQQRAGNSLEFIESVKIDLFPDEVYVFTPKGRIMELPKGSTAVDFAYAVHTDVGNSCIACRINRRLAPLSEPLQSGSTVEIVSAPGARPNPAWLNFVVTGKARTHIRHALKLQRRSESISLGERLLNKVLNGFDSSLDKIPGERVQVMLHEYRLELIEDLLEDIGLGNRMAYVVARRLLGEGEQLPSPEGPLAIRGTEGLVLSYAKCCTPIPGDPIVGHLSAGKGMVVHLDNCRNISEIRHNPEKCIQLSWAKDVTGEFNVELRVELEHQRGLIALLASSVNAADGNIEKISMDERDGRISVVQLVVSVHDRVHLARVIKKLRALTGVIRITRMRA from the coding sequence ATGCCGAGCATAGACGCCCTCGCCGATCGCTTATCGGCCTACCTCGGCACGGACCAGGTCAATCTGGTCCGCCGAGCCTATTTCTACGCCGAACAAGCCCACGACGGCCAGCGCCGCCGCAGCGGCGAGGCGTACGTCACGCACCCGCTTGCGGTGGCGAATATTCTTGCCGACATGCACATGGACCATCAGAGCCTGATGGCGGCGATGCTCCATGACGTGATCGAAGACACCGGCATTGCCAAGGAAGCGCTGCAAGCGCAGTTCGGCGAAACCGTGGCCGAACTGGTCGACGGGGTCAGCAAGCTGACCCAGATGAACTTCGAGACCAAGGCCGAGGCCCAGGCTGAAAACTTCCAGAAAATGGCCATGGCCATGGCCCGCGATATCCGCGTGATCCTGGTCAAGCTCGCCGACCGCCTGCACAACATGCGCACCCTGGAAGTGCTGTCCGGCGAAAAACGCCGGCGCATCGCCAAGGAAACCCTGGAAATCTACGCCCCCATCGCCAATCGCCTGGGCATGCACGCGATCCGCATCGAGTTCGAAGACCTCGGCTTCAAGGCCATGCACCCGATGCGTTCGGCGCGGATCAACCAGGCCGTCAAGCGCGCCCGGGGCAACCGCAAGGAAATCGTCAACAAGATCGAAGAGTCCCTGAGCCACTGCCTGGCCATCGACGGCATCGAAGGCGAAGTCAGCGGGCGGCAGAAACACCTCTACGGCATCTACAAGAAAATGCGCGGCAAGCGTCGGGCCTTCAACGAGATCATGGACGTCTACGCGTTCCGGATCATCGTCGACAAGGTCGATACCTGCTACCGCGTGCTGGGCGCTGTACATAATTTGTACAAACCGTTGCCGGGGCGCTTCAAGGATTACATCGCGATCCCCAAGGCCAACGGCTATCAGTCGCTGCACACCACGCTGTTCGGCATGCACGGCGTACCGATCGAAATCCAGATCCGTACCCGTGAAATGGAAGAGATGGCCAACAACGGCATCGCCGCCCACTGGCTGTACAAATCCAGCGGTGACGAACAACCCAAGAGCACCCACGCCCGCGCCCGACAATGGGTCAAGGGTGTGCTGGAAATGCAGCAGCGCGCCGGCAATTCCCTGGAATTCATCGAGAGCGTGAAGATCGACCTGTTCCCGGACGAGGTCTACGTCTTCACGCCCAAGGGCCGGATCATGGAGCTGCCCAAAGGCTCCACGGCCGTGGACTTTGCCTATGCGGTGCACACCGACGTCGGCAACAGTTGCATCGCGTGCCGGATCAACCGCCGCCTGGCGCCGTTGTCCGAACCGCTGCAAAGCGGCTCCACGGTGGAAATCGTCAGCGCCCCGGGCGCGCGCCCCAACCCGGCGTGGCTCAATTTCGTGGTCACCGGCAAGGCCCGCACCCATATCCGCCACGCCCTGAAACTGCAACGCCGCTCCGAATCCATCAGCCTGGGCGAGCGCCTGCTGAACAAGGTGCTGAACGGCTTCGACAGCTCGCTGGACAAGATCCCGGGCGAGCGCGTGCAGGTGATGCTCCACGAATACCGCCTCGAATTGATCGAAGACCTGCTCGAAGACATCGGCCTGGGCAATCGCATGGCCTATGTCGTCGCCCGCCGCCTGCTCGGCGAAGGCGAACAATTGCCAAGCCCCGAAGGCCCGCTGGCGATTCGCGGCACCGAAGGCCTGGTGCTCAGTTATGCCAAGTGCTGTACGCCGATCCCGGGCGACCCGATTGTCGGCCATCTGTCCGCCGGCAAAGGGATGGTGGTGCACCTGGACAACTGCCGCAACATCAGCGAAATCCGTCATAACCCGGAAAAATGCATCCAGCTTTCCTGGGCCAAGGATGTCACCGGCGAATTCAACGTCGAGCTGCGGGTCGAGCTGGAACACCAGCGCGGCCTGATCGCACTGCTGGCCAGCAGCGTCAATGCCGCCGATGGCAACATCGAAAAAATCAGCATGGACGAACGCGATGGCCGCATCAGCGTCGTTCAATTGGTGGTCAGCGTGCACGACCGCGTGCACCTGGCCCGCGTGATCAAGAAACTGCGCGCCCTGACCGGGGTTATCCGCATCACCCGCATGCGCGCATAG
- a CDS encoding RidA family protein, whose amino-acid sequence MTKTVITSDKAPAAIGTYSQAIKAGNTVYMSGQIPLDPKTMELVEGFEAQTVQVFENLKAVAEAAGGSFKDIVKLNIFLTDLSHFAKVNEVMGKYFDQPYPARAAIGVAALPKGAQVEMDAILVIE is encoded by the coding sequence ATGACCAAGACTGTTATCACCAGCGACAAGGCCCCGGCCGCCATCGGTACTTATTCCCAGGCGATCAAGGCCGGCAACACCGTGTACATGTCGGGCCAGATCCCGCTGGACCCGAAAACCATGGAACTGGTGGAAGGCTTCGAAGCCCAGACCGTGCAGGTGTTCGAAAACCTCAAGGCCGTAGCCGAGGCAGCCGGTGGTTCGTTCAAGGACATCGTCAAGCTGAACATCTTCCTCACTGACCTGAGCCACTTCGCCAAGGTCAACGAGGTAATGGGCAAGTACTTCGACCAACCTTACCCTGCCCGCGCCGCCATCGGCGTGGCGGCCCTGCCCAAGGGCGCTCAGGTTGAGATGGATGCCATCCTGGTCATCGAGTAA
- a CDS encoding SDR family oxidoreductase has protein sequence MSAPSVLIAGCGDIGGRLASQLVAEHWQVHGLRRTVSKLPAGVIGVAGDLFSDQCPADWPTGPLDYLVYSAAATDHDEAGYRTAYVEGLQHVLGWLKQHGQRPKRLLFVSSSSVYGQQQGEWVDETSPTVAGGYSGRLMLEAEQVALDSGIPASRVRLTGIYGPGREWLLSQVRQGYRVVIDPPLYANRIHADDAAGLLAFLLEADRQGKVLDDCYIGVDDAPAPLAEVVGWLREYMGVTQWADDASVRRAGSKRCSNARAKALGWTPRYSSFREGYAAILEGRC, from the coding sequence ATGTCCGCGCCTTCTGTTTTGATCGCCGGCTGCGGTGATATCGGCGGCCGCCTGGCCAGCCAGTTAGTGGCCGAACATTGGCAAGTCCATGGCCTGCGCCGCACGGTTTCGAAGCTGCCTGCGGGCGTCATCGGGGTGGCGGGGGATTTGTTCAGCGACCAATGTCCCGCCGACTGGCCCACCGGGCCACTGGATTACCTGGTGTACAGCGCCGCCGCCACCGACCATGACGAAGCGGGCTATCGCACGGCTTACGTCGAAGGGTTGCAGCATGTGTTGGGCTGGTTGAAGCAGCATGGCCAGAGGCCCAAGCGTCTGCTGTTTGTGTCCAGCAGCAGTGTTTATGGGCAACAGCAGGGCGAATGGGTGGATGAAACCTCGCCCACCGTGGCCGGCGGCTATTCCGGTCGACTGATGCTCGAAGCCGAGCAAGTAGCCCTGGACAGCGGCATCCCGGCTAGCCGCGTGCGCCTGACCGGCATCTATGGCCCGGGTCGTGAATGGCTGTTGAGCCAGGTGCGCCAGGGTTATCGCGTGGTGATCGACCCGCCGCTCTACGCCAATCGCATCCACGCCGACGATGCCGCCGGCCTGCTGGCATTCCTGCTGGAGGCCGATCGCCAGGGCAAGGTGTTGGACGATTGCTACATCGGCGTCGACGACGCCCCTGCGCCGCTGGCCGAAGTGGTGGGCTGGTTGCGCGAATACATGGGCGTTACCCAATGGGCCGACGATGCCAGCGTGCGTCGCGCCGGCAGCAAGCGCTGCAGCAATGCCAGGGCGAAGGCCTTGGGCTGGACGCCGCGTTATTCGAGTTTTCGCGAAGGTTATGCGGCGATCCTGGAAGGGCGCTGCTGA
- the exbB gene encoding tonB-system energizer ExbB produces MKRSLSPASPTNRPRAWSTVAALLFSLLLAPAAAFADQASAPAAVNEPAANATPDVPRNPDGSVDTSSLPPEVQKALAEFGDAAKRMEEEQQGADNTLGMAHDLSPWGMYKNADIIVKIVMIGLAIASIITWTIWIAKGFELLGAKRRLRGEIAALKKATTLKEASASAAKAGTLANLLVHDALEEMRLSANSREKEGIKERVSFRLERLVAACGRNMSSGTGVLATIGSTAPFVGLFGTVWGIMNSFIGIAKTQTTNLAVVAPGIAEALLATALGLVAAIPAVVIYNVFARSIAGYKAQVSDASAEVLLLVSRDLDHLPPERGSQPHMVKVG; encoded by the coding sequence ATGAAACGCTCTCTATCCCCCGCTTCGCCAACCAATCGACCTCGTGCCTGGAGCACAGTAGCCGCCCTGCTGTTCAGCCTGCTGCTGGCCCCTGCCGCCGCGTTCGCGGATCAAGCCTCCGCTCCCGCAGCCGTCAACGAACCCGCTGCAAACGCCACGCCGGACGTGCCGCGCAACCCGGACGGTAGCGTCGACACCTCGTCACTCCCTCCGGAAGTCCAAAAGGCATTGGCTGAGTTCGGCGACGCGGCGAAACGGATGGAAGAAGAACAGCAAGGGGCCGACAACACCCTGGGCATGGCCCACGACCTGTCGCCCTGGGGCATGTACAAGAACGCCGACATCATCGTGAAAATCGTGATGATCGGCCTGGCCATCGCCTCGATCATCACCTGGACCATCTGGATTGCCAAAGGCTTCGAGCTGCTGGGTGCCAAGCGTCGCTTGCGCGGTGAAATCGCCGCCCTGAAAAAAGCCACCACCCTCAAGGAAGCCAGCGCCAGCGCCGCGAAGGCAGGCACTCTTGCCAACCTGCTGGTGCACGACGCACTCGAAGAAATGCGCCTGTCGGCCAACAGCCGCGAGAAGGAAGGCATCAAGGAGCGCGTGAGCTTCCGCCTCGAACGCCTGGTCGCTGCCTGTGGCCGCAACATGAGCAGCGGCACCGGCGTACTCGCCACCATCGGCTCTACCGCGCCATTCGTCGGCCTGTTCGGCACCGTGTGGGGCATCATGAACAGCTTCATCGGCATCGCCAAGACCCAGACCACCAACCTCGCCGTCGTTGCGCCCGGCATCGCCGAAGCCCTGCTGGCAACGGCCTTGGGCCTGGTCGCAGCGATCCCGGCCGTCGTGATCTATAACGTCTTCGCCCGCTCCATTGCCGGCTACAAGGCCCAGGTCTCCGACGCTTCGGCCGAAGTCCTGCTGCTGGTCAGCCGCGACCTCGACCACCTGCCGCCCGAGCGCGGCTCGCAACCGCACATGGTGAAAGTGGGGTAA
- the exbD gene encoding TonB system transport protein ExbD has product MGLHLKEGADDDLAENHEINVTPFIDVMLVLLIIFMVAAPLATVDIKVDLPASTAKPSPRPEKPVFLSVKADQRLFLGEDEVKAETLGATLDAKTQGKKDTTIFFQADKGVDYGDLMSVMDALRGAGYLKVGLVGLETAPKK; this is encoded by the coding sequence ATGGGCCTGCATTTGAAAGAAGGCGCAGACGACGATCTGGCCGAGAACCACGAAATCAACGTCACGCCGTTCATCGACGTGATGCTGGTGTTGTTGATCATCTTCATGGTGGCCGCCCCGCTCGCCACCGTGGACATCAAGGTGGACCTGCCGGCGTCGACGGCCAAGCCTTCGCCCCGGCCGGAGAAACCGGTGTTCCTCAGCGTCAAGGCCGACCAGCGCCTGTTCCTGGGTGAAGACGAGGTCAAGGCCGAAACCCTCGGCGCGACCCTCGACGCCAAGACCCAAGGCAAGAAAGACACGACGATCTTCTTCCAGGCCGATAAAGGCGTGGACTACGGCGACCTGATGAGCGTGATGGACGCGCTGCGGGGTGCCGGCTACCTGAAGGTCGGTTTGGTCGGACTCGAGACGGCGCCCAAGAAATGA